CCGGGTCAAACCGTGCGTGTGCGAATATCGGCACACGAGGTGATCCTCTCGCGTGAGCGCCCCATCGGCCTGTCTGCGCTGAACATTCTTCCGGGTCGGATCACCGCCCTGCGCAGCGGCGGGGGACCGGGTATTATGATATCATTGCAGACGCCCGCCGGCGCCCTGTTGGCGCGGGTCACCCGACGATCTGCCGTTGCGCTGAACCTCGCGGTTGGGACACAGTGCCATGCTATCGTTAAATCCGTGTCCGTCGCACCCGAGGACGTGGGCGGTGCGCACAGGGGCAAACATATGCCGAATGAAATCTCACGGTAAACCGTGTGCGCTCTGCTGATTTCTCTCGGCAGAGGCCAGTCGCTGCGATATGCCCGAAGGGTGACAGGCCATCAGCAAACGGTGTCCGACACCCGTCACGCCAAGGAGGGAGGCGCAAATGCAACACCAGACAATCGAGACGACGTCTCCCGAGGTCGAAGGCCGTCGGTCATGACGCACGAGCCGGGTCGCAGCCTCTGGCAGGAAACCACCCGCGAGGTGCTCTCGGCCCCCGTTTTGACCGGCGAGGTTTCGGCCGATCTCGTTGTCATCGGCGGCGGCTACACCGGATGCTCCGCCGCTTTGCGCGCGGCAGAGATGGGTGCTGATGTCTGCCTGCTGGAGGCCGATAGCTTTGGCGCAGGCGGATCCGGGCGGAATGTCGGGCTGGTCAACGCCGGTCTCTGGCTGCCGCCAGAAGAGATCAACGCCGCACTGGGACATGTGGCTGGCGCGCGGCTTTCGGAGCTGCTGGCAGCAGCGCCCGCAGCTGTCTTTGATCTGATCAAGACCCATCAGATCGACTGTGAACCGGTCCGTAGTGGAACATTGCATTGCGCCCATGCGCCCTCTGGGTTGAAGGATCTTCACAATCGCCACCGGCAGCTGGCTGCGATTGGCGCTCCGGTCAGGTTGCTGTCGCGCAGCGAAGCAATTGCTCGGGTCGGCAGCGACGCGGTCCATGGCGCGTTGTTCGACCCCCGTGCCGGCACGATTCAACCGCTGGCCTATGCCATCGGATTGGCCCGCGCCGCGATGGCCCAGGGGGCCCGTCTGCACGCCCAGTCTCCGGTCGTGTCTCTTGACCGTCACGCCACTGGCTGGCTCGTCGCGACGCCCGGTGGCACGGTGCGCGCCAGACATCTGATCATGGCGACCAATGCCTATCCGCAACCCATCGCGGGCTACGCAGCACCGGCGTCTATTCCGGTCAGCTATTTTCAGGCGGCAACAGCGCCGCTGCCCGATGATTTGGCCAACGAGATCCTGCCGCAGGGCGAAGGCTGCTGGGACACGGGTCTGATCATGTCTTCCTGGCGCCGCGACCGTGCGGGGAGGCTGATCATCGGCGGCATGGGGGAACTCTCACACCCAGCCGGCCGTGTGCACAGCAACTGGTTGCGGCGCAAACTGGCGGGCATGTTCCCTGCTCTTGCAGACTACCCGCTCGAGACGCAATGGGCAGGCAGAATCGCCATGACAACGGAGCACATCCCCAAGATTATAGATCTTGGTCAAGGGTTTGCCTGTTTTGGATATTCGGGCCGGGGCATCGGTCCCGGCACGCTCTTTGGCAGACGCATGGCAGACGCGCTGATTGGTGAAGACCCATCCCAGCTGCCAGTCCCATTGAGCCACCATCACCGGTTGCCCTTCGCAGGTTTGCGTGGCGCCTATTACGAAACAGGGGCCACGCTGATCCATCTGTTGGCCGAACGCTCGGGCTCAAGATCGCCAGCTGTTGATCAATAGCAGCTGGCGATGGCCGCCCCGACAGATGTCAGAAGCTTCGGATAGAAATCCGGGCCAAGATCCAGCGTTACACCCAGTGGATCAACAACAGCTGTGCGCGCCTCCGTACCGTCCAGAACCGTCGCGACCAGGCCCGGGTTAAACTGCGGCTCTGACAGCACACATTGCACTTTCATCTCTTGGACCGTCGCGCGAATCTCCGCGATCCGCGCCGGGCTTGGATCAGAGGCATCGCTGAGCGAGATCGCACCGGCGGCCTGAACACCGAACCCGGTTTCAAAATACTGATAAGCATCGTGAAAAACCACAAACGGCTTGCCCGCAACCGGGGTCAGTTTGGCGGAGATTTCAGCGGTCGCCGCCGCAATTTCAGCCTGCCCCTCTGCGGCGTTCCGCAGGTATAGCGCTTCATTGTCGGGATCGGCGTCAGCCAGGGCCTCGGCGATGACCTGCAACCAGGCGCTGCCGTTCTCCGCCATCAACCAGGCATGCGGATCCAGGCTTCCCGGCTCGTGCCTGTGGCCGTGATCGTCGTGCCCCTCCTCATCGTGATGGGCATCATTGTGGTCATCCCCATGCCCCTCATGATGGTCATCGGAGTGTTCTTCTGCGTGCTCATCGTGATCACCGCGCCCGAACTGAACTGTGTCACGCACCGTCAGCTGCCGCGTTGTGTCAGCCTCAAGCAGGGAGATAACCGTGGCGTCAGAGGCCAGCGTCGCGATAGGCCCCTCCAACCATGGGGTCAGCCTCGGGCCAACCCAGAACACCAGATTCGCCTGATCCAATGCCCGCGCTTCGGAGGGGCGCATCGCGTGGCTATGCGGCGAAGCGCCAGGCGGCACCACAAGCTCAGGGGCGCCAACCCCCTGCATCACCCGCGAGACGAGGCCATGGACTGGCGTGATATCAGCCGCGACCGTCGGAACCTCGGCTAGAGCTGTCGTCGCTGTGGTACAGACAGTTGCGGCAATTGCAAGATAGCGGAGATGTCCCATGATGGCCTCATGTAATTGTATAACATTACGGCAGTTGATAAACGTCATAACATAACATATCAACCCCGAAAGAGAGACCGCCCAACGGAGCCTCAGATGGACCCCATCGGATTTCATGCGCACGACCACAGCCATTGCATAAACGACGGTATCGCCGTTGCAGATGCCCATTGCCGTGCACATGGCCTGCAATTCACCCCGGTACGCCGCCGCGTGCTGGAAATCCTGCTCCAGGCCCATCGCGCCATGGGCGCCTATGATCTGCTCGACATCCTGCGCGACGAAGGGCTTGGATCACAGCCACCAATCGCCTATCGCGCCTTGGATTTTCTGGTGAAGAACGGCTTTGTGCACAAGATCGAACGACTCAACGCCTTTGTGGCCTGTAGCCATCCCGGCGACGATCACGCGCCGGTCTTCATGATCTGCCGCACCTGCAACGCGGTTGCCGAAGCCCCCTC
Above is a window of Phaeobacter sp. A36a-5a DNA encoding:
- a CDS encoding NAD(P)/FAD-dependent oxidoreductase — protein: MTHEPGRSLWQETTREVLSAPVLTGEVSADLVVIGGGYTGCSAALRAAEMGADVCLLEADSFGAGGSGRNVGLVNAGLWLPPEEINAALGHVAGARLSELLAAAPAAVFDLIKTHQIDCEPVRSGTLHCAHAPSGLKDLHNRHRQLAAIGAPVRLLSRSEAIARVGSDAVHGALFDPRAGTIQPLAYAIGLARAAMAQGARLHAQSPVVSLDRHATGWLVATPGGTVRARHLIMATNAYPQPIAGYAAPASIPVSYFQAATAPLPDDLANEILPQGEGCWDTGLIMSSWRRDRAGRLIIGGMGELSHPAGRVHSNWLRRKLAGMFPALADYPLETQWAGRIAMTTEHIPKIIDLGQGFACFGYSGRGIGPGTLFGRRMADALIGEDPSQLPVPLSHHHRLPFAGLRGAYYETGATLIHLLAERSGSRSPAVDQ
- a CDS encoding Fur family transcriptional regulator — translated: MDPIGFHAHDHSHCINDGIAVADAHCRAHGLQFTPVRRRVLEILLQAHRAMGAYDLLDILRDEGLGSQPPIAYRALDFLVKNGFVHKIERLNAFVACSHPGDDHAPVFMICRTCNAVAEAPSQTTNGRLGTAAREAGFLIERTVMEAEGLCPKCQQDDAQ
- a CDS encoding zinc ABC transporter substrate-binding protein, producing the protein MGHLRYLAIAATVCTTATTALAEVPTVAADITPVHGLVSRVMQGVGAPELVVPPGASPHSHAMRPSEARALDQANLVFWVGPRLTPWLEGPIATLASDATVISLLEADTTRQLTVRDTVQFGRGDHDEHAEEHSDDHHEGHGDDHNDAHHDEEGHDDHGHRHEPGSLDPHAWLMAENGSAWLQVIAEALADADPDNEALYLRNAAEGQAEIAAATAEISAKLTPVAGKPFVVFHDAYQYFETGFGVQAAGAISLSDASDPSPARIAEIRATVQEMKVQCVLSEPQFNPGLVATVLDGTEARTAVVDPLGVTLDLGPDFYPKLLTSVGAAIASCY